The Spirosoma foliorum genome has a window encoding:
- a CDS encoding PAAR domain-containing protein codes for MPPAARLTDLHTCPMVTALVPHVGGPVIGPGCPTVLIGNMPAARAGDSAVCVGPPDTIIKGSATVMIGGAPAARMGDTTAHGGAIALGLPTVIIGG; via the coding sequence ATGCCTCCCGCTGCTCGTTTAACTGACCTGCACACCTGTCCGATGGTAACGGCTCTTGTTCCGCACGTTGGTGGTCCCGTTATCGGGCCAGGCTGTCCTACAGTTCTTATTGGTAATATGCCCGCTGCTCGTGCTGGCGATTCGGCGGTCTGCGTTGGCCCGCCCGATACCATCATCAAAGGCTCCGCAACCGTGATGATTGGTGGTGCCCCGGCAGCTCGCATGGGCGATACGACCGCCCATGGAGGTGCTATTGCGTTAGGTTTGCCAACGGTAATAATTGGTGGATAA
- a CDS encoding LytR/AlgR family response regulator transcription factor, whose amino-acid sequence MSNRFINSVSDETLVSNLLLSVRVNDLKIGWQSKPIDDLIMIKGVRGYSWLYWSDGTKQMMAYTIKHYASQLPIENFIRVHQNCVINRNYVQKTQLTHRGPLLRLATGAEIVISRRRWSMVKKELQHLQPGA is encoded by the coding sequence ATGAGTAATCGCTTTATTAATTCAGTTTCTGACGAGACATTAGTGTCAAACCTGCTTTTATCGGTGCGAGTTAATGATCTTAAGATTGGTTGGCAAAGTAAACCAATCGACGACTTAATTATGATAAAAGGCGTTCGTGGGTATAGCTGGTTATACTGGAGCGATGGCACTAAGCAAATGATGGCCTACACGATTAAGCATTACGCCAGTCAGTTACCCATCGAAAACTTTATACGAGTTCATCAAAACTGCGTTATAAACCGAAATTATGTACAGAAAACCCAACTAACTCACCGGGGGCCACTTTTACGCCTGGCTACTGGGGCCGAAATCGTGATTTCCAGGCGTCGTTGGTCTATGGTAAAAAAAGAGTTACAACATCTTCAGCCTGGAGCCTGA
- a CDS encoding TssN family type VI secretion system protein, whose product MDVVSPFLISYILIVLLTAGLCITTIWLNRKYELMTNKRLILIALISSFVLGIAGLFGLNGLQFIPVYYIVVQVFSLLCGIFFLNRMINDMGPAFSTKPAFVVLLTGSIAGLGIILFTPAFNYLSSLRYGLLQYDLWASTSLLPFLLPVLFAYTFNALVNVPNEIYKLWYYPRHAEEVAMEGVDYYRLMLLEVQIYKDPNRKDPPIKVKARTSGDVPFGMWFQKFVDDYNHKFPNDPIQTFDDTAHEYGWLFYSLKPSLFRLRSYIDFEQTIAQNNLRENYLIVAKRVEEIS is encoded by the coding sequence ATGGATGTTGTATCCCCGTTCCTCATAAGTTACATACTAATCGTTTTACTTACAGCAGGGTTGTGTATCACAACGATATGGCTAAATCGTAAGTATGAACTGATGACTAATAAGCGGTTGATTCTGATCGCCCTGATTAGCTCATTCGTGCTGGGTATTGCCGGACTATTCGGCTTAAATGGACTACAATTTATTCCCGTATACTACATAGTGGTACAGGTATTTAGCTTATTATGCGGTATTTTTTTCTTAAACCGGATGATAAACGATATGGGGCCTGCGTTTTCTACCAAGCCCGCGTTTGTGGTTCTGCTAACGGGAAGTATTGCAGGGCTGGGTATTATCTTATTCACGCCTGCTTTTAATTATTTAAGTAGCCTGCGATATGGATTGCTTCAGTACGACTTATGGGCATCCACTAGTTTATTGCCGTTTCTGTTACCCGTACTTTTCGCTTATACATTTAATGCGTTAGTTAACGTACCTAACGAAATCTATAAGCTCTGGTATTATCCTCGTCATGCCGAGGAGGTAGCTATGGAAGGAGTCGATTATTACCGACTGATGCTGTTGGAGGTTCAGATCTATAAAGACCCGAACCGGAAAGATCCCCCCATTAAAGTAAAGGCCCGTACATCCGGCGATGTTCCATTTGGTATGTGGTTCCAAAAATTTGTGGATGATTATAACCATAAATTCCCAAACGATCCGATTCAGACGTTCGATGACACGGCCCATGAGTATGGATGGCTATTTTACAGCCTTAAGCCTTCATTATTCCGCTTACGGTCGTACATTGATTTTGAACAGACAATCGCCCAGAATAATCTCCGTGAAAACTACCTGATTGTTGCCAAGCGGGTGGAAGAAATTAGCTAA
- a CDS encoding winged helix-turn-helix transcriptional regulator, translated as MMILKLLEADGLIQRIVDPQGPPKVEYEVTELASSLKEILYLINEGGEEKLANSQSGSAPFGWALN; from the coding sequence ATGATGATTCTGAAATTATTGGAAGCAGACGGCTTGATACAGCGCATTGTCGATCCACAGGGGCCGCCCAAAGTTGAGTATGAGGTAACCGAGCTGGCCAGTTCTCTGAAGGAGATTTTGTACTTAATAAACGAAGGAGGAGAAGAGAAACTTGCGAATAGCCAATCCGGCTCTGCTCCATTTGGCTGGGCATTAAATTAA